In Paenibacillus sp. 1781tsa1, one DNA window encodes the following:
- a CDS encoding saccharopine dehydrogenase family protein has translation MQFETNVKPMKDQIWVVGGYGQVGQMICTQLGKLFPGKVWAAGTRMNRAEEFSRSTGGTVLPFQLDVTKPVEPSMLRPVKLVIMCVDQSDTRFVETCAQAGTDYIDISAKYDFLAQVEQLHTTMQRSQSTAILSVGLSPGVTNLLVREATMHMDQVEEADITVMLGLGEKHGKAAVEWTVDQMNATYQVMQKGKPTEVQSFGDGKRIDFGAELGNRKAYRFNFSDQHVVARTLRIPTVSTRLCLDSRWITTSMAISKRAGLFSLLRIPSIRNGTVKAFGLIPGGEPMYAVKADAIGWENGEQVRVEQLLVGDKEADATAAVAAAVAEHVYKTESALPHGVFHIEQVLSMQDIQDALHTPLKVTTKIT, from the coding sequence ATGCAATTCGAAACTAACGTGAAGCCTATGAAAGATCAGATTTGGGTCGTTGGCGGTTATGGTCAAGTAGGGCAGATGATATGTACTCAACTGGGGAAATTGTTCCCGGGTAAAGTATGGGCAGCAGGTACACGCATGAACCGTGCGGAAGAATTCAGCAGGTCTACAGGTGGTACGGTACTGCCGTTTCAACTGGATGTGACCAAACCTGTGGAGCCTTCAATGTTACGGCCTGTGAAGCTTGTAATCATGTGTGTGGACCAGAGCGATACCCGGTTTGTTGAAACCTGTGCACAAGCCGGAACCGATTATATTGATATTTCTGCAAAGTATGATTTTCTCGCCCAGGTTGAACAGCTGCACACCACAATGCAACGTTCCCAATCGACTGCAATACTCAGTGTTGGATTGTCACCGGGAGTAACGAACTTGCTCGTACGCGAAGCGACCATGCACATGGATCAGGTGGAGGAAGCAGATATTACCGTAATGCTGGGGCTTGGAGAGAAACACGGAAAAGCTGCCGTGGAGTGGACGGTTGATCAGATGAATGCCACCTACCAAGTGATGCAAAAGGGCAAGCCTACGGAGGTGCAAAGTTTCGGAGATGGCAAAAGGATCGATTTTGGAGCGGAATTGGGAAACCGGAAGGCCTATCGATTTAACTTTTCGGATCAACACGTGGTTGCTCGAACGTTACGTATTCCAACCGTATCGACCAGACTATGCCTGGACTCCCGCTGGATCACAACATCCATGGCAATCTCCAAACGTGCAGGGTTGTTCTCGTTGCTGCGTATCCCGTCTATTCGTAATGGAACAGTGAAGGCCTTTGGTCTTATTCCTGGCGGAGAGCCGATGTATGCTGTTAAGGCCGATGCTATTGGATGGGAAAATGGGGAACAAGTCCGCGTCGAACAATTGCTTGTTGGCGATAAGGAAGCAGATGCAACAGCAGCCGTAGCAGCAGCTGTGGCCGAACACGTATATAAAACAGAGTCAGCGTTGCCACATGGTGTGTTTCATATTGAACAGGTTCTCTCAATGCAGGACATTCAAGATGCACTTCATACGCCACTAAAGGTGACGACCAAGATCACCTAG